A genome region from Nicotiana tabacum cultivar K326 chromosome 13, ASM71507v2, whole genome shotgun sequence includes the following:
- the LOC107800644 gene encoding putative acetyltransferase At3g50280 codes for MPCSAMSKASGAVTLVNKCTIFPSQKSSIPDLKLSVSDLPMLSVHYIQKGCLFTCPSFSITHLISLLKLSLSQTLTHFPPLAGRLLTDQDGYVYISCNDTGVDFVYATATDIFIRDVIGSIDVHDHVKEFFPFDRTVSYQGHFSPLLAVQVTELVDGVFIGCAVNHSVTDGTSFWNFFNTFAEVSRGVKRITKQPNFTRNSILISNAVLKLPVNGPKVTFDADAPLRERIFSFSRESIQRLKAKTNNQKWNFNEEINIVELMAKQSNDPLIMRTEKVAVNSTAEISSFQSLCALLWRAVTRARKFPASKMTTFRMAVNCRHRLHPKLDPLYFGNAIQSIPTYTSAGDVLSHDLRWCAEQLNKNVKAHDNVMVRKFVEDWEKDPRCFPLGNFDGAMVTMGSSPRFPMYDNDFGWGRPVAIRSGRANKFDGKISAFPGREGGGSVDLEVVLSPETMEGIELDTEFMQYVSGY; via the coding sequence ATGCCTTGCTCCGCCATGTCAAAAGCTTCTGGAGCTGTAACTTTGGTCAACAAATGTACCATTTTTCCCTCTCAAAAATCATCTATTCCTGACCTCAAACTCTCTGTTTCTGACCTTCCTATGCTCTCCGTTCACTATATTCAAAAAGGTTGTCTCTTTACTTGTCCTTCTTTTTCCATCACTCACCTCATTTCCCTTCTCAAGCTCAGTCTTTCTCAAACTCTCACTCACTTCCCTCCTTTGGCCGGTCGTCTATTGACTGACCAAGATGGTTACGTCTACATTTCTTGCAATGATACTGGTGTTGATTTTGTATACGCCACTGCTACTGACATTTTCATTCGCGATGTTATTGGCTCAATTGATGTTCATGATCATGTTAAAGAGTTCTTCCCTTTTGATCGTACAGTGAGTTATCAAGGGCATTTTAGTCCTCTTCTTGCTGTCCAAGTAACGGAATTAGTTGACGGCGTCTTCATTGGCTGCGCCGTCAACCACTCCGTCACTGACGGCACGTCATTTTGGAACTTTTTTAATACCTTTGCTGAGGTGAGTAGAGGTGTGAAAAGGATTACGAAGCAGCCGAATTTCACCCGTAATTCAATTTTGATCTCAAATGCAGTATTAAAACTCCCAGTTAATGGACCCAAAGTCACCTTTGACGCTGACGCTCCATTGAGAGAGAGGATTTTCAGTTTCAGCAGGGAATCAATTCAAAGACTCAAAGCAAAAACGAACAATCAGAAATGGAATTTCAACGAAGAAATTAACATTGTTGAATTGATGGCGAAACAGAGCAACGATCCCTTGATAATGAGAACTGAAAAGGTAGCTGTAAATTCAACGGCTGAGATTTCATCATTTCAATCGCTTTGcgcattgttgtggcgtgcagtgACACGTGCGAGAAAATTCCCAGCTTCCAAAATGACGACGTTCCGAATGGCTGTAAACTGCCGTCACCGTCTCCACCCGAAACTCGATCCGTTATATTTCGGCAACGCAATTCAGAGCATTCCAACATATACATCAGCTGGAGACGTATTATCACACGATCTGCGTTGGTGCGCGGAACAATTGAACAAAAACGTGAAGGCACACGATAATGTTATGGTGAGGAAGTTTGTAGAGGATTGGGAGAAGGATCCACGGTGTTTTCCGTTAGGGAATTTCGACGGAGCTATGGTAACAATGGGAAGTTCGCCGAGATTCCCAATGTACGACAATGATTTCGGGTGGGGCAGACCCGTTGCTATTCGGAGCGGGCGGGCGAACAAGTTTGACGGGAAGATATCAGCGTTTCCGGGGAGAGAAGGAGGAGGAAGCGTTGATTTGGAGGTGGTTTTGTCACCGGAAACAATGGAAGGCATTGAGTTAGACACAGAGTTCATGCAATATGTTTCTGGGTATTAA
- the LOC107800650 gene encoding eukaryotic translation initiation factor 3 subunit F, translated as MAYSDQTVLQFSVSLSAKVQPSVIFNICDCYVRRPDQAERVIGTLLGSVLPDGTVDIRNSYAVPHSESQDQVALDIDYHHNMLSSHQKVNPKEVIVGWFSTGFGVSGGSALIQEFYSRETSNPIHLTVDTGFQNGEASIKGFVSVHLSLGDQPLAAQFQEIPLDIHMVEAERIGFDKLKKTIVDKLPNDLEGMEASMQRLLALIVDVYKYVDDVVEGRLPQDNRTGRFIADTVAAIPKLSPQAFDKLVNDGLQDQLLLLYLASLTRTQLSFAEKLNTAAQIL; from the exons ATGGCGTACAGCGACCAAACGGTGTTGCAATTTTCAGTGAGCTTATCAGCTAAGGTTCAACCTTCGGTCATTTTCAACATTTGCGATTGCTACGTAAGACGACCTGACCAAGCCGAGCGTGTTATTGGCACTCTTCTCGGCTCTGTATTGCCTGACGGCACTGTTGACATTCGCAATTCTTATGCCGTTCCTCACAGTGAATCTCAAGATCAG GTTGCACTGGATATTGATTACCATCATAACATGTTGTCATCTCATCAGAAGGTGAATCCAAAGGAAGTGATTGTTGGATG GTTTTCTACTGGTTTTGGAGTCTCCGGTGGTAGTGCTTTGATCCAAGAGTTTTATTCTAGAGAAACTTCAAATCCTATACATTTGACTGTTGATActggatttcaaaatggggaagCTTCTATAAAAGGCTTTGTCTCTGTGCATTTATCTCTGGGAGATCAGCCACTTGCTGCGCAATTTCAGGAAATTCCATTGGACATACACATGGTTGAAGCTGAAAGGATTGGAT TTGATAAGCTCAAGAAAACAATCGTAGACAAACTTCCCAATGATCTTGAAGGAATGGAAGCATCAATGCAGCGATTACTTGCTCTTATTGTTGATGTCTACaaatatgttgatgatgttgtg GAAGGACGTCTACCCCAAGATAACAGAACCGGAAGATTCATAGCTGATACCGTGGCTGCTATTCCTAAACTCTCACCCCAAGCCTTTGATAAGCTTGTGAATGATGGTCTTCAG GACCAATTGCTTTTGCTGTATTTGGCAAGCCTCACGAGGACTCAACTCAGCTTTGCAGAAAAGTTAAACACTGCTGCTCAGATCCTGTGA